Genomic DNA from Garra rufa chromosome 18, GarRuf1.0, whole genome shotgun sequence:
AATTGCTGGACAggttttgtcccatgtctcaagaatgacctaaatttaattaaaagaatttagttttttttcttattatttatttcttataTTACGCTCCTCAATGATGCTTCAGACTCCAtagattatttttaaattttcctGGAGTGaggaaattaataaataaactgaaCTAATTCTTGGCCACAATGTTGTTTTTACTTTGCATGCCTTGCCACTCTGTAACAAAAATACACTTGGgactggtttcacagacaggctTTAGACAAAGCcaagattaggccatagttcaataaagacaataaagtattttttatataCGTGCCTTTGAAAAAAATGAGTAAGTGCAAGTTTCTGTCAGtttaaacagctcagacttaAATTTTAGtataggactaggcttaagccctgtctgtgaaaccgggggtcagTTGTGTTTGTCTGACACAATCGGAAAAACAATTTATGACAATGATTTACAGTTTCGCAAAATTTTACATAATGCATTGCTCAAAGCAGTTAGACAGTTAATGCTGTCACAATGACAAAAAAGAGAAGAgatattaaaagaaaataaaagcaaATGGTTTTAATTCAAGCGATTTTTAGGATTACAAACAATttcatcagttaaaaaaaaactattcatcTCATTCATCTCTAAAGTCAATCCAAATTGGTAGATGGGTGTTACAAATCATAGTCTTGGAGCACTCATCTAACAAATGGTGAGAACTGCCAATCACTTTAACAGCAAAAATAGTCAATGTTTTTGGGAAAGAAAAAGCAAAACCAAAGATAAGTGATGTTTAATTATTTGCACAAACACAAAGAAGACAAAAGGGAAGAGAACCCATTTCAGGCAGGAGAATTAGAAACAAATCATCTCACTGGTGACCACTGGAGGGCTTAGTCCTTCTAGTGCTCACAGCTGTGGCAGTCTGCACTCTGCAGAAAACTTAGTGGCTTTATTTCTACTGAcaggcaggggcgccgctcgcaattttgggccctatgacaaaatatgaggttggggcccccctaccacacaaaagcagatctctgggggcccctaaaaggcgtgggcccttagaattgtcctaacttacccccccttagcggcacCCCTGCAGACAGGATACCAATCCAGTTTATCTTAAACAGTTCCaccattaaaacaacaacaacaaaaaacttttggctttttatttgaaataacatCTGATAATTTTTGGTACCTGGAGACTATGTCTCTTCACCTCTGCTATATAAAAATAAGGCACTGAATGTTTCCCCATATTCGCTGTAGGATGACCAGAAATCCCAGGATATAAAAGACTATAGTCACAATCTAAAAGAAAGACACAAAAGAAGCAATTACTGACATAATTTCAATAAACCTCAAATACCACAGACAATTGTATTAATATGTTTTAAGTTAGGTGTTCTTCATGCAGTGTCCTGAAAATGTTCTTGAGAACTTTGACTGAGATTGTagattagggctgtcactaatgagtaatatactaatatatagtAATGCTATTGATAAAatcatttctttacaacagaaatgccacagccactgtaatttattgaatatgtggacatcaaaacataTAAACTTAGAGTAAAGttgtaagcttttattttgaaattgcgatGAACAGTTGGCATGtttagaaagatattgatgtattctcctgtgttataaatgatttaccttacaaatcatAAAATGGCGCAAgttgcgttcccagatgaacgttatgaTAAACCCAAACTGACAGctatatgcagagatggagtttgagatgctccgcacatgtaaatgattactgtttgtgtggagcagcatttactgtgaatggaGCCGCTCTAACATGCACATGTAACCTAcaagcatgtaaataattaaagtgcaTATTAAATCTACatcgcatatatttttttaattgaatcgCGTTGAAAGCGTTTGTGCATTCACAATAGCATTaagctttattatgatttttaaatgagtttaatatatcatgcagccttggaaaatggTCTAATAATGTGTTTCATGGATTCTCATCCATGGAATGCGCCACTCctggtattttgccggttactcaaCAATCAAGTTTTTTTAATCAGGTTCTCGAATTGAATctaggaatcgtgacagccctaccGTAGATGTACACGTTAGTAGATAAATGTACCTGTGTAGTGCTTAAGCCACTCTTCTCGCACACAGCCATTTTTCTGATGTCTCTATAACTGTCTGCTTGTCCACAAATGTCCTCCGTTGTGGGATTCATCATCTCAAAACCCTCTGATTTCAGATCCTGATCTGGTTCAGAGTCAGGTTCTGGGGTCAGCACTGGTTCAGGTTCAGACTCAGGTTCAGACTCAGGTTCTGACTCTGGTTCATCAGGTGCTTCCTCTACTACTTCTTCGACTGTAAAGATAGCAGCATTAATCGAAGGTGTTGTAAAAATAAATGAGAAGTTAAGCTTTTGGGTCTCTGATGCTCACTCTCCATGAAATCCAGCTGATGCAGAACTTTCTCCTCTGCATCAAAATCAAGCCTGTAGTGATCCATCCTCTGATAGTCAGGATCCAGAGTCTCCTGAGTGAAGCACTTAGATGCTTTACCAACCCTttggagaaaataaaaaatactgtttcTGTAATAGTTTttaagggatatttcacccaaaaatgaaaattctgtcatttattacttactatgtcgttccaaactagtctatgtgacatcagtggttcaagctTAATATATCACAATGTAAAAAATATCCTAATgcatgaacaaagttcttacgggtttggaacaacatgagggtgacagaattttcatttttggatgaactatccctttatatcccattattttgattatttttttgcaaaaagaTGAGGCTTACTTTTCAATAAGATCTTGTGAGGTCTACAGAGGAGAgataaaaatataaatcaaaaattGTATGACTTTGACATTCAAAATGTAAGATTACAAAAGTTAGAGTACCTGCACAAAAGAAGCCATCTCTGGGTCCTCAATGGCATTCTGGGCTGCCTGGATcaattttgagtttgtgtctACATGCTCACTGTATGTCTGCAGTAAAGATTGGGTCCAGCCAGTCTTTTCTTCCTGCTCAGAAGTGATTTGTTCGGTCATGATCTTACGACGTTCCTCCAGAATGGCAGTTAAGCGATCAAACTTCTCAGACAAAATCTGTTTCTGGATCCTGCTGTTTTCCTGTCAAAGTGGGATTATAAGCATTATGCATGTTTtattgcatgcatttgtaaatgtaatttcTTCAGAAAGATCCATACAAACCTCTATGTTCCTGTGGAGTGCTTCTAGTTCATTAACAAAGGATTGAACGCGGTCATTTGTGGAAACCAAAGAAGCAAGTCTATCACTGAGTTCAGCCTATAAGAAGTAATAATATATTTTGGTGTAAAGTGTGAAGATGTAACACAGAGGCACAAAAATTTTGAAGATCATACCTTCTGCTGCTGGTAAACATCTGGCAGAGGAACTACTTGGCAGTTTTTGTGGGCCCCAAACACCTTACAGAGAGAGCAGGAGGTCACCTGACACGTGAGGCAATAAATATTAAGCTTCTCATCTTCATGCTCTTTACAGTTGAACTCTGAAGGAGGCTTTGGTGGAGGCCTAGAGCTGGGGAAATTCAATATACAATAAATTAAAGATCAAGTGTTCAATCCTCCAATTTCCGTCTTAGTAAAAAAATGTGAATATGGGCTCAATATTCTCCTTAAAGAGAtaattcattaattactcaccctaatgttgttccaaacctttttaatgacagaaaattctgtcattaaatactcatgTCGTtcctacatttctgggccttgaacgtggaagttgtgttgctgtctatgcaggctctcagatttcatcaaaaatatcttaaattgtattctgaagacgaacgaaggtcttacgctTTTGGAATGACACGAccttgagtaattaatgacagaattttcatttttggttgaactatcgctttaagtatcaaatatatttactgtatcattttttttattcaacataCCCCTGATCTGACTTTTCAGATTCCTGTTTGTAAACATCAATAATGTTCTCCACCAGTAAATTGCGCTGCAGTCCATAAACTCCATGACGGTCCAAGACAACCTCACGCCGACAGGAAGGGCAGCGGAAACGTCCTCCGATTCCAACCTGAAAGAGAGATGGCTGCGCATCTTACTCAGCATGCTGTTCTTCAGCTCTCAGCAGTAGTTGTGATTACAAGTAAAACCACCTGTCATAATTCAATACAGATGTCTTTTCAAGGAAGAAAAAAACGTTAATGCCTGCCATGGTTAACTAGACTGAATAACATCATCACTTAGTTAGGCTAATTGGACTTTCATGTACCTCTCTAGAGATGCACTCTTTGTACTTCTAGGGTAAGGTGATCTTACTGTGCAGTCTGATTCTGTCCATATATGTGTCTGTTTTGCTCTTTGTGTCCTGTCTTAATCAATAGAGATAGGGGCATGAAATAAATCTTGCAAACAGAGGAGCTTGAGACTGATCTCACCAGGTATCCTAAAATAGTCACACTCTAATAGCTCTCAGCTGCTGAGGCTTATGGGTCCAGTGTGAATCAGAGCACCATCATTGCCTCAATTATAATGATGTCCTAAGGCATGGCAGGaattatttatttactgaatTATTTGCTGTTTGTTTAGCAGAGATGCACAACTGGATATTCCTCAGGaatcaatttaatatatttatgccaCTGCTTCGTTCTTGGTCTCAGTTTGAGAGTGACCCTGCTCTCACTCTCAAACAGGTCAGAGGCCAAGTGTGTCAAGCGCGGTTAGCAGGGCTCTGCACCATTTAGAACTGAATTGAGAATTTAAGaatttaaagagttagttcacaacaaaatttaaattctgttattaattactcatcctcatgtcatttcaaacccataagaccttcgttcatcttcagaacacaaattaggatatttctgatgaaatccgagagctgtctgaccctgcatagacacatTGCAACTGACACGGTTAAGGTCTGAAAGGTATTATGGACAatgttgaaatagtccatgtgacaaaagtagttcaaccataattttgtaatgctacgagaatactttttgtgtgcaaggaaaacaaaaataatgactcaaTTCAACAATTAAGTCcttacctttct
This window encodes:
- the trim101 gene encoding tripartite motif containing 101, with translation MSLPLDIRSYHKDPSLGSLEQQLICPICVEVFTKPVVILPCLHNLCRKCANELYQPSLFQVGIGGRFRCPSCRREVVLDRHGVYGLQRNLLVENIIDVYKQESEKSDQGSRPPPKPPSEFNCKEHEDEKLNIYCLTCQVTSCSLCKVFGAHKNCQVVPLPDVYQQQKAELSDRLASLVSTNDRVQSFVNELEALHRNIEENSRIQKQILSEKFDRLTAILEERRKIMTEQITSEQEEKTGWTQSLLQTYSEHVDTNSKLIQAAQNAIEDPEMASFVQTSQDLIEKVGKASKCFTQETLDPDYQRMDHYRLDFDAEEKVLHQLDFMEIEEVVEEAPDEPESEPESEPESEPEPVLTPEPDSEPDQDLKSEGFEMMNPTTEDICGQADSYRDIRKMAVCEKSGLSTTQIVTIVFYILGFLVILQRIWGNIQCLIFI